Below is a genomic region from Henckelia pumila isolate YLH828 chromosome 3, ASM3356847v2, whole genome shotgun sequence.
gctaacTTGGTTGTTGTTGATTGATTGTCGAAGTCTGCACATTTCTTCCTTATAATCGGGACTTTACTTTTGACAAGATGGCACGTCTATACGTGCAAGAAGTTGTTCGTTTGCATGGAATTTCGTTGAGTATTGTCagcgacagagatccgaggttcacctctaTGTTTTGGGGTAGCTTCGAGCGAGCTCTTGGCACCACTATGAGTTTGAGTACAACTTACCAAACGGAGACTGAAGGGCAGAGTGAGAGGACTATTTGTACTCTAGACGACATGCTTCGAGCGACAGTTATGGATTTTGGACCAGCGTGGCATGACCATTTGGCGTGGTGAAGTTTGCTTATaataacagttaccatcgcagcattgaCATGGCACCATTCAAGGCTTTATACAGACGCCgctgtcgtacacctttgttttgggatgaagttGGCGAACGTCAAGTCGAAGGTccacagatgattcagcagatgaccgaTGCAGTGGAGATGATCCGTAAgaggattaaggcagcccaggatcgataGGCTAGTTGCGCAAACACTCACCGTAGACCATTatattttgaggtaggagagcaTGTGTTCctgcgagtgtcaccttttcggaaggtgatgagatttggactcAAAGGCAAATTGTCgccaagatttattggtccgttaGAGATTCTTGACAAggttggagacgtggcttaCCGTTTAGCTTTGCCatcatatttttccagtatccATGATGAGTTTCACGTGTcattgttgaggcagtatgtggcagatgagtcgcaCATCTTGCATCCGATTGAGGTTAAATTGGATCAGGATTTGTCCTACGTGGAGAGACCTCTCAGGATttttgacaggaaggacaaggtgcttcgcAACAAGAGCATACCTCTAATGAAGGTGCAGTGGCAGCGTAGGGGaactgaagaagcaacttgggagctaGAGAGCCGGATGCGAGCCGAACATCCATagtttttttgatattttgtacTTTTCTTTGTAAGGAAGATTTGTACTTTGTAATGATCAGTTGCAATAAAGAACAATTGTTTGACTTTCAATGCTTTTCTCTAGACttaaattttgaggacgaaatttcttaagtgggggagaatgtagtaacccataacCCAATTAGTTAATTAAGGAATAATTAACGAAAAGTAAAAAAATTGGGCGAGCGTAGATCGGACGCTTCGAAgtggagttcggacgctccgattgtGATCGGACGCTCTATTTGcaggttcggacggtctgatCAGGGCTAGGGCTTACTTCATCAATTACGTCaacaaggtgacgtcatggctgatgtattgatgggacttcggacaaCCCAAAGTTGGTattggacgctccgatcgtgttcggaggctTCAAACGAggttcgaacggtccgaacgtcgtctataaatagagggtccaagATTAATTTTCACTCGCacctttcctctcttctctcttgattccttagccttctaacttagatcaaGGGAATTCTTGGCGTCCTTTTGGGATTcaggaagtggcatagcgatccaggcgtcgtagcgaagctgtggcctagttctGAGGCAAGaggcagcaaagggctgacgacggacgcaggtatagctttgacgtcctaaaaatatttaggagtatgaaatagcttagttaaggcttttagagcttaaatattgatgcatgggtattttcattgtagacgTCGTAGTGTGGACTAGTAGGCGTGAGATCTAGACCAGAGGtgctaggatttgcctgtaGTATTAAAGGTACGTAATTACTggccgagatagccgacatgatatatatgcttatatgttgcatgagtatgtgctatatgtttttcatgatttactgttttagcacatgcatgttttatactggactacatcttgtgagatgtgagtcatagacagtttccatagggagcttgtaactcatcatggactcgagtcaggtattgtCAGTTTCCATGTGAGCCTTgcatcctgttttggatttgagtcaggttttggggaggctcagcctctggttttgctatcactagaagcgaccacgacggtggagtagactcTATAGTTGATAAGATGAATATAAGAGTACCCTCACGGAGTCGCTCTCTGGCAAGGTGCTGTATATTCGGGGGTGCCCTGAGCAGACTGTTTTACCcgggattttaaagtcattttctTGAGGCATATTAGTTTATAtgtcattgctttcgtattgagcattgtcgctcacgccctGTGTTTGGTGTTCTTGGGATACCTTGTGACGGGGCAGGTCTGAAGCTAGATGGTCCAGGAGGTTCGCACCAGGAGTGAGGTCGGTGTCGGAGGCAGCGAGAGTTAGTGGTAGGGTTATGACCCTATGaactttcgatatggttgtataagtaTTATACACTATTTTGTCCTCGATGTATTTTGCCGATCAGATTTGTTGTATTATGAGTATTCCGCTATTCACGCTTTTaatattattgcatgctcttTAATAACtctaattaggtagtggatctgggtagGGTAGCTACAAAttaattcaatcaaataaacttTTATTGTTTGGTTTAGATTAGTTGGAAATAAATATATTCGGGTAATCATATTTTCAATCCTTGTGGGTTCGACATTTGGACTTAAATTATTGTACTATTACTTGAACTGATGCGCTTTCCAGTAGATTTGTAATCacaccgaattaagcggtcatcTAGCTACGTGATTATTAATTAGCTAAACTGAACCTCCAAAGTTGCACTCCAGTTTTGCAACACTCGAATTCATGACATTTATGGAAAGCGCAACAGTCATGTTTTTCCATTCTAAATGGCATGTGAAAATTGTCACACAAAGTTCTAAGCCTTTATTGGGAAGTGAATCAGTCATATTATTCCTTATAAATAGACACTTGGATGTCTGAAATCTCACACGTGAAATTCTAAGGAAAACACTCCAAAAATTCAAGCAAGAGAATTAAGTGGAGCAGAAGAGTCCAAAGAAGTTGAGAAAGTAGTTGAGAAATCTCGAAACCAACCCTAAATTCAATCTAGAAAACTACTGTAAGTGGGCTTTCGGTTTTTAAGCAAATTCCATGAATAAGATTCTATTGCAGCAAGTTTAAATGCATGATAATTGTCTGAACTTTTGAAATCTCTTATTTTTGTTACTGCACTGATACTTGTGAACTAGTAGTAGGAATATATATTCTGAACTCCTGTTTCTGCTTCTGTTCATATTCTATTATGATTCCTCACCCTTTAGAGGATAAACATATGAGGAGCTGGTACCAATAAACCACAAAATTCATTAAGTTAAATCGGTGCATGTCTTGAATtctatttttagaaaatataaGAATGTTCAGTTCTATTCTGTATTAATGCATAAGTCTGGAAAAGTGTTTTTATGCGGGATATTCCCCCACTTACTGAGTGACACCCATATTGCTCACCCACCTTGAACCACCATCTCAGATACTAATGAAGAGAAGCTCGAGGATGAAGAGCAGCACCAGTTTTGGGGCTGGTGAATAAGATAATCAGTCTCTATTATTGTAGTTTCAATGTATAAGCCGCTACGTAATATGTTTCGATTGTATAAGACAATTTATCTCGAATTTATGAAAGATAATGTAGCTTCAGTTTATGAATGAAAGACTATTATTTTCTGGAAATTTGTATACAGAGGCTTGTTATTTGATGCTAAAACACTAAATAATGTCGATGTCAGCTAAGCTTAGCATCGGGTGTGAAATTGAAGTAGTATCAGGGCCCAGCCAGGTTTCATAAACTAAGGAGAGCTAAGTTTCGAAAACTGATGACAAAAGATCAGTTTAGGTGAGGTAAACTGATGAGGGAAACTGATTCCAGAAGACCAGTTTAGGTATGTTAAACTGATGGCAAAAGCTCAGTTTAGGTGAGGTAAACTAATGGGCGTAAGATCAGTTTACGAGAGGTAAAACTGAAGACGCAAGATCAGTTTAGGAGATGGTAAGTCAATGGCGCAAGATCAGTTTACGAGAGGTAAACTAATAGGCATAAGATCAGTTTACGAGAGGTAAAACTGAAGACGCAATATTAGTTTAGGATAAGGTAAACCAATAGTGCAAGATCAGTTTATGAGCGGTAAACTTAAGACACAAATTCAGTTTGGTACGAGGTAAATTGATTGTATCTGATCAGTTTAGTATCAGGTAAGCTGATGGTGCGAAAATAGTTTAGTTGTACAGTAAAGTGTAGACCAGTTGAGAGGATCAGTGAGAACCAATGTAGGATCAGTTTAGGGGTTCAGTTGATCTAAGAAATGTGAAAATGAGGTGTTTGTTGTGCAAACTTCAAATGGTCATAACTTTTGATCCAGGaggaatttttattattgtaATATATCGATCGAAATGTCTTTTTGATACGCATCATCTTTCTACCATCCTATTGTATTAGAGGAATTAACAAAACCAAAATTCCATCATTTAGATAGAGATATCCAcgattttgtgaaatttttccATTTTTTCCAAACTTTAGGGATTTTTCATTTCCGCATCTCTGGGTATTTTTGCACCAAATTTGGAacatttattaataatatattcaagaatttttagaaaaatccCCAAGTATTTCCAAGGAATAAATCATATAGCTAAAATTTTCTAGTTTGATGGCTAAAAGATTACTGTTTATTTCAGTAGCTTTATGCCAGTTCCTATGCTATATTGTTTCAGTTTTCTAACTCAGATGAGTAAGTATCCTTCATTGATTTTAAGCCACCTATATAGACTGAATTTTTCTTTCTGTCTTGCTTCTAGGATATAAGATGGCCAACAAGACTGCCCAAATCAGAGAACTAGAGCGAGTAGTCCGGCAGCTTAGGACTTTTACTACCAACTTACAACTCAGAAACCAAGGATGAATTGGAAACTGTAAAGGCAGAAAAAGAGAAATTGGACGAGCTAATGGGAGCTGCTATCAGGGAAGAAAATGACATTAAGAGGCGTGAGGGTGAAAAAAAACACAAGCATCCCATGCCTAGTCCACAACAGCCACAAAGGTAGCAGTTCAAGGAGCCCAAGTACTCCAGCTACCCTGTGGTCAGCAGTCAAACCAAGGGAAATCAGTTCTCTCAACCAAGAAAAGATAAGCCAACGTGTTCAACTTGTGGATTTAGTCACTATGGTGAATGTCGCAAAAACACTGGATCGTGTTTCCGTTGTGGGAAGCTAGATCACCACATAGACTAATGTCCTCTTCTTGATGCAAGGAATGTTTCAGCAGCAGGAACAACTCAAACAAAATCAAGGAGAACAAGACAAAAGCATGAGTCTACGCTCTGACCCAAGAGGAGGCTGACAAATCCAATGATGTGGTAACAGGTACCATTTTAATCAATAAGATTCCTACTTATGTATTATTTTATTGTGGTTCTATACATTCATTTATGGCTTGAATATATGCTAAGAAATTAGGAGCTAAACATGATAACTTAGAGGAGCCATATAAGGTAGCAACTCTTGATAATCGAAAGTTAGAAAATCACACTATATATCGGGATGTCAACATCCAAATAGAAAATCATGAATTCAAGTTAAATTTCATCCAACTAAACATGGTGGAATTTGATGTAATTCTTGGAATGGATTGGTTTGCCAAGAATCATGCCAAGTTGATTGTCATGAAAAGACAGCAGTTCTCAAAACTCCAAACCAAGATGAAATCATATTTCATGGCAAGGTGAAAGAGCGAAAGACACTTCTTTCTGCTTCTCAAACGTGGAAAGCTTTGTAAATAGGAGAAGAGTTTTACTTTATGATGATCAGTGAAGTTAAGAAGGAAGCCGAAGTTAGATTGGAGGACATCACAGTGGTTAAGAAATTTTTGGATCTGAGGAATTTCCTGGAGATACCCTTGACCGAGAGATCAAGTTGGAAATCAACTTAACACCCAGGGCAGAACCAATTTCGAAGGCACCATATAGGATGGCGCCAGCAGAACTGAAAGAACTCAAGGAAAAACTTCAAgagttattggataagaaacAAATATGGCCAAGTGCATCACCTTGTGGGGGCACCTGTATTATTTGTTAAAAATAATGATGGAAgcatgagattatgtattgactaccgagagctgAATAAAATCATAATCAAGAACAAGTACCTGCTTCTAAGGATCGATGACCTTTTTcaaagattgacttgagatcaggATAACACCAACTTAAGATTAAGGCTGAGGACATTCCGAAAACAGCCTTCAGAACTCaatatgggcattacgaattTACAGTGATACCTTTTGGCTTGACATATGCACCAGCATCATTCATGAATTTGATGAATCGGGTGTTTAAGCCATTTATGTACAAGTTTGTGGtagtctttattgacgacattcttGTATACTCCCCAAGCAAGGAGGATCATGAAAATAACCTATGAATGACTCTACAGACTCTAAGGGAAAATAAACATTTCACCAAGTTCAAAAAGTGTGAATTTTTTCTAGAAAGTGTGActttcttgggtcatattatatATGCTGAGGGGATATCAATCGATCCTGCAAAGGTTAAAGCCATCATGGAATGGACAAGACCAAAGTCAATGACAAAAGTCCGGAGTTTCCAATGgctagcaggatactatcgaaAGTTTTTCAAAGGATTTTCAATGATGGCAGTACCACTCACCAAGCTCACTCAAAAGAATTCTAAGTTCATATGGAATGAGGAATGTGAGAAGTGTTTTGAGACACTGAAGGAAAAGTTATCAACCACTCCCATTTTGGCACAACCTACAGAAGGAAAGAACTCCACAATTTACAATGACACGTCAAAACAAGGACTTGGTTGCGTCCTTATGCAAGAGGGGAGAGTGATTGCATACGCATCAAAATTGAGTCATACGCGAAGACTCACATTTGACTCATACCTCTATGGAGTCAAATATGAGTCTTCACGGATCATCAAAACCTTaaatatctattcccaaaaaaaaaatttaacatgaGACAAAGAAGGTGAATAGAActattgaaggattatgacttgACCATCATCTATCATCCCGGGGAAGCCAACAAAGTGGCTGATTCTTTGAGTCACAAATACATGGGGAAGATGTTCCTAGAAGCCATGACGGCCAATCAATGTTTACGTGAGAGAATTAAACTAATCCAAGATCCAGATCCTAACTTTGCTAAGATCAAATCCCAAGTCAAGCAAGGAAAGAATATTGAGCACAAACTCGATCACAGTACTATTCTTTGGATGAAGGATCTCTTATGTGTCCCGGATATTGAAACTTTATACCACGAGGTCATGGCAGAAGCACACAAGTCGAAATTCTCCATTCACCCTGGAAGCATAAAAAATGTACAAGGACTTGAAGAAGGGATTTTGGTGGAATGGAATGAAGAGAGACCTAGAAGAATTTGTCTCTAagtgtttggtgtgtcaacaagtgaaagcagaaCAACAGAGACCTGGTGGATAACTTCAGCCATTATAAATACCCGAATGGAAATGAAagcatatttccatggattttataGTCGGATATGGGTAATTGTGGATAGATTCACTAAATCTGCTCATTTTTTACCCCATACGCATGAACTAAAACTTAGAAAAATAGGCAAATCTAtacatggaaaacattgtgaGGTTACATGGAGTTCCAATCAGTATTGTGTTAGATCGAGACCCAAGATTTGCCTCAAGATTTTGGAAGAGTTTCCAAGAGTCAATGTGTACAAAGGTGACAATGAGCACAACGTACCATCCACAGAACGACGGAAAAACTGAAAGGACAATACAAACCCTCGAAGAAATGCTACGGGTCTCTCGCATTGGAGCGGAGGTTTCTCCCGCTCGAGCGCGATTCAAATTCCAATAGATGGAAGAAAACGGCGCACTAGAGCGTGACTTTCTCCTGCTCGAGCGCGAGCTGAATTCCAGTAGGTTGAAGAAAATGTTGCGCTCGAGCGGGACATTCTACCGCTCCAGCGCGAgttcatgaaaaaaatatttcggAAGATTCCTTGTGCGGAAGAAAATCTATTATTATGGGATCCTGACACTATGAATAGAAGATTTTAACATATTTTGAGGGTTCCCAGTTCCAGTTCTTGTTAGACAGCGGCGACTACTTCTCAAGCTTTGGAGTAAAGAATTCtactttcttctttttatttttaattttatggttGAAAACTTTGTTTGAGAATTATGTTTATTTGTGAATAGTTGTTTTTATTCTATTGAGGCCgcgagattgggccgaacagATTATTGTTAAACAATGGTTGTTTGTTTAGGATTTTCAgacttttatttaaattatcgattgttagatttatattttgttcttgtgaataatctggCCAATTATTTGCTTACATGATAATTTATTCTAAGTCAAAAGATTAGGAATAAATTTTGATCACTCCAACGGTTGACACAAggttaaatcgactagaaatagtattcgatttcattgtgtggctttaggtgaaaactgaattctcatagttcctaatgcatttgaatttgattagaattaattgGAGATAATTAATACGTCAATATTTGAAGGGACAATTTGAAATATAACCCTCTTTTACTCTTTATTTAGACTTTCGACCttcttaatattttattttgtaaagtAACCCTCTAAATgagttttaatttaatatatgtcCAAACTACCCCTTACgtcatttaatttcaattagatTAATCACCTAAGGGTGCGTTTACTTAGTTTGATTAGAGTTGGATTGATTAATTATCATACTCTATCAAGTGTTTACTAGAAATTTTATCAATCGTAATAAATACATGAGCCcgttataaatattattagggAATGATTTTTAATCCCTTTTAATTGGTGTGATTGTTTTTCCATCCATATAATTTAACTCAATCTACCATAATTACCCTTTTCACCTATCATTTATAAAAGCCTATTTGGAATTTACATTAACACTTTGaaacattaaaatatttacatttataattcttgaaatatgaAAAGAAATATTCAcgtgaaattttaatttttataaaaattagaacaaaataaaacaataacacaattaatataaaatttttaaataattattactaaCTATAAATATATCTTATATTTGCGATaatgtatattatataataaaaacattaagcacttaaaaaaattatatatgtatttattttgaattaaaatcattatttttaaaaaaaggaacattattaaatattttaatcataaattatttttaaaaaattaaatatatataatataaaaatgtaaaaaataatattttcaaactatAATTATCAAAGGGATAAATTTGGaatcataatttaattttaatatcattCCTAATCATAATCAATCAAAGTAAACATATGATTATTTATCAATTATTATtctaaatcatatttaattatttttaataatcacGGTATAGTTTATCTATACAATCCAATCATTTAAAGTAAACGCACCCTAAAATCCTTAATTTTCCCCCCTCAGATTTTTTTGCAGCCTCAGCGTGCTATTTCTTGTCTTTTTCCTGgccttctttcttttttttttatttttaattattttttcactCTCAAAATTTTGCCACCTTCCACTTCTCTATacccaagaaaaaaaaaacaacattcCAAAACATCCACTCGGTGCAACCATTGTacgtatgtttttttttattttcgttctttttttatttatttaatttttattcctttgtttttgtttgttaatcgttaattttttgtggattttttttttttttgtgaagaaccgacaaattaataaaataaaaaattgatgaTGCAAAGAAATTGTGAAAAAAAGTGAAGTGTTTGTGTCTCATTCATATACCCACCATTAGATTTGCCTCATTGATATATCCACCATTAGctgtattaatttatttaaaattcaataaaatttaaatgaaaaaaTTCTGCTTGTTTTgagtgaaataaaaattcttcttGT
It encodes:
- the LOC140889491 gene encoding uncharacterized protein; this translates as MARLYVQEVVRLHGISLSIVSDRDPSYHRSIDMAPFKALYRRRCRTPLFWDEVGERQVEGPQMIQQMTDAVEMIREHVFLRVSPFRKVMRFGLKGKLSPRFIGPLEILDKVGDVAYRLALPSYFSSIHDEFHVSLLRQYVADESHILHPIEVKLDQDLSYVERPLRIFDRKDKVLRNKSIPLMKVQWQRRGTEEATWELESRMRAEHP